Within Sphingobium aromaticiconvertens, the genomic segment GAAGCCGGACGGCAAACCCACCGTCCCGCCGCTCGAAGGAGGGCTGGCCCATGCGTAAATTCCCTCATGTCCTCGCGCCGCTGGCCGGGCTGGCGCTCTCTGCCTGCGCGGTGGGACCGGATTACCGGCCGCCCGCGCCGCCTTCGGCCGCTGCGGGAGCCTTCGTCACCACCGCGCCCCGGATCGATGCGGCCGCCGCGCTGCCCGACGACTGGTGGAAGCTCTATGAGGATCCGGCACTCGACGCATTGGTCACACAAGCGTTTGTTGCCAACACCGACCTGCGTGTCGCGTCCGCCAATCTCGCCAAGGCGCGCGCGGTGCTGAGCGAGGCGCGGGCGGGGCGGCTGCCCTCCACCACCCTCAACGGCGGCGCTCCCTATGGCGACGGCATCCAGGGAGCCGGGCAAAGCGGCTTTCCAGGCAACCTTGGCGATGCGCAATGGTCGCAGTTCGCGGGCATGTCGCTATCGTGGGAAGCCGACCTGTTCGGCCGCGTGTCCCGCGCCATCCAGGCCGCCCGCGCCGATGCCGGCGCGATCGAGGCGGCGCGCGACACGGTGCGGGTGACGGTCGCGGCCGAGACGACGCGTGCCTATCTCAACGCCTGCGCGGCCGCCTATGCGCTCGATGTCGCGCGCCAGTCCTACAAGGCGAGTGGCGACAGCTTCCGGCTTGTCTCGGAACAGGAGAAGGCGGGCTCGGTCGGCAAGCTCGACGTCGAACGCGCGGGCGCCGCGACCGCGACGGCGCGTGCGGCGATCCCGGCGCTCGAAGGCCAGCAGCAGGTGGCGCTCTTCGAACTGGCGGCGCTGCTTGGCACCACGCCCGATCAGGTGCCGGAATCTGCCCGGCGCTGTACGACCCCACCCGAACCGAAGGCGTCGATCCCCGTCGGCGATGGCGCCGCCCTGCTGCGCCGCCGACCTGACCTGCGGCAAGCCGAGCGTCAGCTTGCGGCCGATACGGCGCGCATCGGTGTGGCGACCGCCGATCTTTATCCGCGCATCAGCCTGGGCGGCTCGGGCAATTTCTTTCGCAACGACCAGGTGCGCGGTGCCAACAGCTTCTCCTTCTCGCTGGGACCGCTCATCTCCTGGAGCTTCCCCAATATCGCGGTCGCCCGCACGCGTATCCGGCAGGCGCAGGCGCAGGGCGAGGCCTCGCTCGCGGCCTTTGATGGGCGGCTTATCACTGCGCTCAAGGAGGTCGAGCAGGCGCTGACGGTGGTCACCACCGAACAGCGCAGGCTCGATGCGCTGGGCGAAGCGCAGGCCCGGGCGGAGAAGGCGTATGAATTTGCCGACCTGCGCTATCGCGCTGGCTCTGTCGCCTATCTCGACGTGCTGGTGGCGCAAAGCGAGATGCTCAACGCCCGCAGCAGCTATGCCGGCTCCATCCAGCGGCTTTCCTCGGCCCGGGTCGATCTCTTCAAGGCGCTGGGCGGGGGATGGCAGGGCATCCAAAGCGCACAGGGCCCTGTGCAAGAGCCGGCCGGGTCTGGGGACGCATCTGCCGCGACAGAGCAGGACTCCCTTCCGTTCAGGGATGCCACGAAGGCGCTACGGCACTGACCCGCTTTTCGAGCGCCATCTGAAGACACCAAGGAGACCAGGAATGAGCTTCACCCTCCCGCCCCTGCCATATCCTAAGGATGCATTTGGTGACCTGATCTCACCTGAGACGTTCGACTATCATCACGGCAAGCATCACAACGCCTATGTCGTCAAGGCGAACGAACTGGTCGCGGCCGATCCCGCGCTGCAGGGCAAGTCGCTCGTGGAATTGATCGAGCTTGCTGCTACCAATGGCCCCAGGGGGCTGTTCAATCAGGTCGGCCAGATCTGGAACCACAGTTTCTACTGGCGCGGTCTCAGCCCGCAAAAGAAGCAGCCGACCGGCCCGCTGCTCGATCTCATCACCGAGGCCTTCGGATCGGTGGACGGGCTGATCGACACGCTCAAGGCTGAGGCCGTCGGTCATTTCGGCAGCGGATGGGCCGCGCTCAACCTCAAGGACGGCAAGCTCGAGGTAACCTCCTATCACGATGCCGACACCCCTGTCGCGCATGGTGCGGCGCCCCTCTTCATCTTCGATGTCTGGGAGCACGCTTATTATGTCGACTATCGCAACGCGCGACCCGACTATGCCGACAAGATTCTGCGCAATGCGATCGACTGGGATTTTGTCGCCCTGAACCTCGACGGCCTGGGACTGACTCGAGCCGACCAAATACCAGGCGGTTGACCAGGCATCCACGCTCATCGAGCTGGTCGCGCGATGGGCGTGGGGTTCGAAAGGAGAATCAGGACGGCGAGGCCGCAGAGCCGACCGCCAACTGCGCGGCGGGGCGTCAGCCAAGCGCCCGCTTCGTAACATACGTATACTGCTCGACGTGATGACATCGCATGGAGGGGCCAGCGCCACCCGGTTCGCAAGCCGGTGACCGCGGCGCAGGCTCTTGGAGATCGCCCATGCAAACACGACAATCCTCACTGGAACAAGGTTCTGATCGCGCGCCGTGAAGCCGGTGCCGCTACGGTCTTGCCCCAGTTCGCGGGTGAAGATCACGCCCCCTCGCCAGCGCACCCTGACGGTCGGCGAGATGGCACAAGCCGGCGCGCCTGGCGCCGCAGGCAAACCCTGTTCCAGAAAGATGCACGATCCATGTTCGACCTGAACGCCCGCCCGATTGCGCGGCGCCAATTCGTCCAGGGGCTGGCGATCGGCGGCGCGGTCGCCGGTTTCGCCCCGGCGCTTCTCGCGCGATCCGCCCCAGTCTCGCCCGCTGAGCTGAGCGGGACCGAGTTCGACCTCGAGATCGCCGAGCTGCCGGTCAACTTCACCGGCAAGCGCCGTATCGCGACCGCCGTGAACGGCAGCGTGCCCGCGCCGGTCCTGCGCCTGCGCGAAGGCGACACGGTCACGCTGCGCGTGCGCAACGGCCTCAAGGAGATGTCGAGCATCCATTGGCACGGCATCATCGTGCCGGCGGAGATGGACGGCGTGCCCGGCATCAGCTTTGCCGGCATCGCGCCGGGTGAGACCTTCACCTATCGCTTCGAGGTCCGCCAGAGCGGAACCTACTGGTATCACGCTCACACGCTCGCCGAGCAGACGGGACTCTATGGAGCGATCATCGTCGAGCCGAAACAGGCGCCGACGGCGCGGGCGCCCGATCGCGACTATTGCATCGTGCTCAGCGACTGGTCGGACGAGCCGCCGCTGCAGATCTTCCTCAATCTCAAGAAGCAGAGCAGCTACTATAATTTTGCGCAGCCGACCGCCGGCGATTTCCTCAAGGATGTCGGCGCCATGGGCTTGGGCAAGGCGCTCGAGCGCCGGCGGATGTGGAACAGCTCGCGGATGAACCCGACCGACTACAGCGATGTCTCTGCCGCGACCTACACCTATCTGATGAACGGCGCGCCGCCCGCCGGCAACTGGACCGGTATCGCCGCGCCCGGCGAGCGCGTGCGCCTGCGCTTCGTCGGCGCGGGGACGGCGACGTTCTTCGACGTGCGGATCCCCGGGGTCGAGCTGACGGTCGTATCGACCGACGGGCAGCCGGTCGAGCCGGTCACGGTCGAGGAATTCCGGATCGGCCCGGGCGAGACCTACGACGTCGAGTTCACCATGCCCGAGGGCGGCGCCCGCACCATCTTCGCGCAGGCGATCGATCGGAGCGGCTATGCGCGTGGCACGATCGCACCGGCCCCGGGCATGGCGGCAGCCGTGCCGCCGCTCGATGCCCGGACCTGGCTCGAGCCGGTCGACATGATGGGCGCGATGGCGACGATGGGCGCAATGGGAGGCGACGCGCATGCCGGGCACGGCATGACCGAGATGCCGGCCAGGGCACGGCACGCCCGCACCGAATATGGCTCCAATACCGACATGCGCGTCGACTATCCGCGCACCAATCTCGACGATCCGGGCGCAGGCCTGCGCGGGCGCGACTGGCGCGTGCTGACGCTGGCCGACCTGCGCACGCCGGGCGGCGATCCCGACCCGCGCGAGCCCGAGCGCGACATCGAGCTGCATCTCACGGGCAATATGGAACGGTTCATCTGGTCGCTCGACGGCATCAAGCTCAACGATTCCAGGCCGCTCCATTTCAGGCCGAACGAGCGGCTGCGCGTCACCTTCGTCAACGACACGATGATGGCGCATCCGATGCATCTGCACGGCATGTGGAGCGATGTCGAAGGCCCGGACGGCGCCTTCCAGGTCCGCAAGCATACGGTCGTGGTCCAGCCCGCCCAACGGGTGAGCTTCCGCGTCACCGCCGACGCCTTGGGTCGATGGGCCTTTCACTGTCATCTGCTCTATCACATGGCGGCCGGCATGTTCCGGGAGGTGGTGGTCGCATGATCCGGATTTTCCCCTCGCGCGGCATCGCTCTTGGCGCTGCCCTCTTCCTGGCGCCGGCGATCACGGCTCCCGCTCTCGCGCAGGATGCCTCGCCCCCGTCGCCCGCCACCACCCCTGCCCAAACGGCCACTCCCGCTCCGCAGACTCCTTCCGCGCAAGGCTCTCAGGACCATGCGGGCATGGACATGCCGGGCATGGATATGACCGACACGACGGCGTCCGGTAACGGCGCCACGATGGACATGGGCTCGATGCAGGGTGGCAAGGCCCCGCCGGACGCGCGCAACTCGGACGATTATGCCGACGGCTATCGCAACTCGACGCTGCCGGGCTATGAGATGGCCGACAAGCTGTCGATCCCCAAGATACTTGTGGATGAGCTCGAATTCACCAGCGGCAACGAGGGTCAGGGCGTGGGCTGGACCGTGCTCGTGACCAAGGGTCAGGACAATGACAAGCTCTGGCTGCGCAGCCAGGGGCTCAAGAACTCCCGCGACCAACGTCTCGATCCGGAGAGCAGCGTCGAGGCGCTGTGGTGGCACAGCAAGAACCCGTTCTGGGGCACGCTGCTCGGGGTCAGGCAGGATCTCGGCAAGGGTGCGACCACCTGGCTGGCCGCCGGCGTCGAGGGACTGGCGCCTTATTGGTTCGACGTCCAGCTCACCGGCTATGTAGGAACCGATGGGCGTCTCGCGGCGCGCGCCAAGGCGTCCTATGAGGTCCTGTTCACCAATCGGTTGATCCTCACGCCGCAGGTAGAGGCCAATATCTATTCGAAGCGGTCGAGCGATCGGCAGCTCGGCAGCGGTTTCAGCAATGTCGAGCTGAGCGGGCGGTTGCGCTACGAAGTGTCGCGCAAGTTCGCGCCCTATATCGGCTTTGTCTGGGAGCGCGCATTTGACGGCACGGCCGATTTCCGTCGCCTGCGCGGGGAAGGGCCTTCCGAACACAGGGTGGTGATCGGCTTGCGCGCCTGGTGGTGATCCGCGGATGGCGACTTGAGGGATCGACCGCGAACGCGCCGCGTGACAAGGCTGGATCGCAAGCCAACGGTCGCTGGCCGGCCTCTTTTTTCGTCTTGCTGCTCGCGGCGGCTGCGGCGTCGGCGGGACAGACGGCCATTCTCGCCTTCCTTCCGACACTGGTCGACCCGGCTCGTGGCGCGCTATCGTCAAGCGCTCATGATTTTCATGTCGCGAGCCTGACCGCGGTCCACCCCCTCGCTGCCTTGCTGGCGGCGCCGCTCTGGGGCTGGATCGCGGACCGGGTCGACTATCGGGCGATGTTGCGCGCAGCGCTGGTCATCCTCGCGCTGGTGACCGCGCCGATCGGCCTCATCGGGCTGCCTGAGCTTTATGCATTGCGCCTGGTGGCGGGGATGGCGGCCGCCGCCATCATACCGCTGGGATTGCTCTGCGCGAGCTTTGCCGCAAGGGGGCGCGCGGACCAGGCGCGGCGCTTCACCTGGCTGACCGCCTTCGTGTTTCTGGGCGATCTCGCCGGTCCGCTGGTGGCGGAGGTCTCGGCCGCGATCCTGCCCCGCGCTCCCCTCATGATCCTCGCTCTCGGCATCGGTGCCGTCGGGGCGGCGCTTTGCGCCGTGCGTCTGCCGCGCTGGTGTGCACCCTGCAACGATGGCGGAGACCTGCCCGCGCCGACGCTCGGCGCGACGTTGATCCTGCTTTTCGTCACGATCGTCGCGGGCGGCGGGCTGGCGGCGATGCATGTCAATCTCCTGGTGACGCGGAGCGCCGTTTCGCTGAGCCGCGAAGAGATCGCCTGGATGCTCAGTCTTTGCGGATTGGGCATGCTGGCGGCACAGATCTTCCATGCGAGGCTCGATTGGCTGGTGACCATGCCGAGGCGGCTTGCGGGGCTGACGCTCGGCCTGCTGGCCGTGGCGCTCTTCCTGTTCCCTGTCGCCGCGAGCATGGCCGAGCTCAGTGGGATCATCGTTGCTGCCGGCTGGAGCTCGGCAACCCTTCGATTGGTCACCAGCTTCTGGATCAGCGGTGCGGCAGCCCCTTCGGGTCTGAAGCTCGGTCTCCAGCATTCCGCCGCCAGCATCGGGCAGGCGCTCGCGCCGCTGGCGATCGCTGTGGTCGCTCCGGGGGCACAGCACTTAGTCTTGTGGGGGATTGGTGGTCTATCGCTAGCGCTGCTTGTGTCCCTGCCGCTAGCCTGGAGGCCGCCCGCCATCGGAAAATCATCTGCGCGATGAGGGGAGGGGCGCATTGATGCGTAGAGTAAAGGAGGGGCCACTGTCCCATGCTCATCGTTCTTCCGGGAGTCATTTCATGAAGACCCGCCTATCCGCCGCCTTGCTGTTCCTCGCCATGCCCGGCGTAGCGCTTGCGGCCAGTGATGTCGTCGTCCACCGGGATCCGGGATGTGGATGCTGCGAGAAGTGGGCGCAGGCCGTGCGCGAGAAGCTGGGACGCAAGGTCGTCATGCGTGACGATGCGTCGCGCAACGAGCTTCAGCGCAGGGCCGGCATGCCCCGGACGCTGGCGTCCTGCCACAGCGCGATCGTCGATGGCTATATGATCGAGGGCCATGTCCCGATATCCGACGTCAAGCGCTTGCTGGCGACCCGTCCTGCGGGTGTCAAAGGCATTGCGGTTGCAGGGATGCCGATCGGTTCGGAGGGCATGGAAGTGGCAGGCGCTGCCCACCAACCCTATACAGTAGTGTCGTTCGGCAGCGCCGGTCAGCGTACTTTCGCCCGGCACTGATATCGCTCGCGTCACAGGTCTGGTCAGGATTGCCTGTCTATAGGGAAGGCATCGCCTGACCGGCTGATGCAGGCCCAATAGATGATGCTGCCAAGGGCGACGACAATGCCCATGATGGCAAAGGATTCCATGCTTGAATGGCTCAAAAGCCAGATCGTGAGAAGGAGGCCACATGCAGGAATGACAAGCCCCCCGGGCAGCGCGAATTGCCCTGGATCTTTCGGCAAGCTCTTCTCGATCTTCGGCAAGGCTGCAATGCACAAGGCGTAGGTCATCAAGCGGACCGAGGTGCTCAAGAGCACGAGCCACACGAACTGCTGCCCGACGGCAAGCGCCAGACTGAGCGCTCCGCAGAACAGGATCGAGTTCGCCGGCGTGCGGGTTCTCTCGTTCACAATACCGAACCACATGGGGAGCGTTCCATCGCGGGCCAGTGCGAAGGTGAGGCGTGGCGCGGTGAGCAAAGACGTCAGACTGCCTCCGCCAATCGAGAATATAGCGCCCAGCGAAAGGGCTATTGCCCCGGTCGCTCCTGTCAATCGCCTCGCCAGCTCGACGAGTGGTGAGGCGCTGTTCCCGAGGTCGGGGCCTACCGAGACGGCTACGAGCTGGATCAGAGCATAGCAAAGGGCGATGGCGATCACCGTACCGATCAAGGCGCGGGGAACGGTTGCCTTTGCATTCCGTGTTTCACCCGCGGCGATGAGGCTGAACTCAAAGCCGATAAAGGCGTACATCAGGACGAGCATCGACTGGCCAAGCTGCGTGGGCGCGATCAGACCGCTGTCGACGACACGTGCCCACTCGATGGCGGGGAAGCCGATGACGATCAGTAGCAGCAATGGGGCGAGTTTCAGGATGCTGATCAGGTACAGGACCGTCATACCGGCGCGCACGCCCATGGCATTCAGAAGAGTTGACCGTCCCGAAGCTACCGTTCAGCTCGCCTGACACCGTCTTCGTCGGGAGCGGATTAGGGACAGGGGTTACACCACGATGCCGGACGTGCTGGGCTATGCCCGCGTCTCCACCAGCGACCAGGACCTGGAGGTGCAGCGTCGCCGGTTGCGCGACGAAGCGGGCGCGATCCGCGTGTTCGACGATGTGATCTCGGGCAAGAGCTTCGATCGGCCCGGCCTAAACGAGCTGATTGGCTTCTGCCGACCCGGCGATATCATCTGCGTCGTCCGGCTCGATCGCCTCGGCCGATCGCTCAAGGAGCTGCTGGAAACCGTCGACATGTTCAAGGCGCGCGGGCTCGCATTCCGTTCGCTGGAGGAACGGCTCGATACATCCTCGGCTGCAGGCGAGCTGGTGTTCCATGTGTTCGGTGCCATCGCGCATTTCGAGCGGCGGCTGATCGTCGAGCGCACCCGCGACGGCATCGCCGCGGCGCGCGCGCGGGGAAAAGTGCCTGGACGCCCTACGCTCGACGCCGACAAGCTGGCGTCGGCGCTCAAGCTGATCGAGGCCGGCGTGCGTCCGGCGCAGGCGGCGAAGCAGCTTGGGCTTGGCCGATCCACTCTCTACCGCGAACTCGCTGCACTCAAAACCGAGGCACCCACCACGCCCGCACTCAACGCCGCAGAATGAGCCGTAACGTCGTGGCTGTCATCGTCTCTGACATATAGCTGACATCGACTTTGAAAACCGACAGCTCCGGCCGCGATCGGCGGGGCTGTCGCGCGAACGACCGTTCGCGGGAGATTACTCGAAATCGACGCAATGCCTCCCGGATTGTCTATTGCGATGCATTACCAACTTCTCTACTCAGTTGAGAATAGTTCGCAAAGGGGCGGTGTGGTGAAAAAATCTGGTTTTGCAGCTATGTTCAGCTTTGGGGTGATTGCCGTCCCAGCAGCGGCTCAGGCTCAGGATCAGCTTGCCTTGGCGCAGGGAAGTCCCTCGCAGACGATCATCGTGACCGGCGTTCGGGACGGCTACCAGGCTGATACGACCAGCACCGCCACCCGCACGCCGACGGAGCTCAACGACGTCCCCCAATCAGTCTCCGTTATCACGGAAGCGCAGATTGACGATCAGGCGATGCGCTCGATCGCCGACGTGCTTCGCTATGTACCCGGCGCGGTGATCTCTCAAGGCGAAGGCCACCGCGATCAGATCATCCTGCGCGGTAACAACAGCACCGCGGATTTCTTCGTCGATGGCCTGCGTGACGACGTGCAATATTACCGCGGCCTCTACAACGCAGAGCGGATCGAGGTTCTGAAAGGCCCCAACGCGATGATCTTCGGGCGCGGCGGTGGGGGCGGGATCGTCAACCGCGTCACCAAGCGCCCGGGTGCCAACGCCTTCATCAGCAGCAGCGGCTCGGCGGACACATATGGCGCATGGTATGTCGATACCGACATCAATCAGCCGATCAGTGGGTCCGCCTCCGCTCGGCTGAACGCCGTTTACGAGGAGTTCAGCAGCAACCGCGACTTCTACGACGGACGCCGGTTTGCGATCAATCCCACCGTCGCGCTCTCACTTGGCGCCACCACCCGGATAGACCTGGGCTTCGAATACAATAATGACAAGCGCACGATCGATCGGGGCGTCCCCTCAGCTACGCAAGGCTCTCTGACGAGCCCGTCACGCCCCCTCACCGGCTTCCGCGACACCTTCTTCGGTGTGCCGGGGTTCAACGTCAGCGATTTCGAGGCCAAGGTCCTGAGCGGGCGCATCGAGCATCGGTTCGGCGACAACCTGATTCTGACAAGTCGGGTCCTGTATGGCGACTATGACAAGCTCTATCGAAATGCCTTCGCGGTAACCCCGGTCACCCTGCGCGGGGGCGTCCAGAGCGTCGGCCTTGAAGCCTATAGCGATCCCACGACGCGCAAAAACATGCTCAACCAGAACGATCTCGTCTGGACGGTTACGACCGGACCCGTTCGCCATGTGCTGCTCGCCGGCTTCGAGTTCGGCGATCAGCGCACGCGCAACCAGCGGATCAATGGCTTTTTCGAAAGCGGCGATATCGTGAACGGGGGCCGGCGCGCGTTTGTTGGGTTAGCTGACCGGATCACGGTGCCGCCGGTCACGCTGCGCACCACCGCCAATACCGGCTACCGGTCGATCCGGACAAACGCCGACGCCACTGCCTTCTATGTGCAGGACCAGATCTCGATCGGCGAACATGTCGATGTCATCGGCGGCGTTCGCCGCGACCGCTTCAAGCTTAGCATCGACGATCTCGTCGCCGGGCGGAGCTATAGCCGGACCGACACCCTCTGGTCTCCCCGTTTGGGCGTAGTGTTGAAGCCGGTGCAACCCGTATCGATCTACGCCAGCTATAGCCGGTCCTTCCTGCCCCAGTCAGGCGATCAGTTTTCATCGCTCGACATAACAAGCGCCGCGCTGGAGCCGGAGAAATTCGACAATTACGAACTCGGCCTCAAATGGGATATCTTTCCAACGCTTAACCTGACCGCTGCCGTCTACCGGCTCGACCGCACCAACACTCGCGCGACCGACCCCAACGACGCCACGCGGACGGTGCTTACGGGCGCGCAGCGCAGCAAAGGGCTAGAGATCGGCCTCAGCGGCGCGATCACACCCCAATGGCAGGTTAGTGCGGGCTATGCCTTGCAGGACGCGGAAATCCGCAAGACAACGAGTGCGGCTCCTGCCGGCCGCGATGTCCCGCTCGTGCCCAAGCAGCAGGCCTCGCTCTGGACCCGCTACGATTTCACCCCTCGCTTCGGGGCCGGTGTCGGCGTCTACCGCCAGTCCAAAAGCTTCACCTCGGTCAGCAATACCGCCGTCCTGCCCGCGTTCACCCGCGTCGATGCCGCCGCATTCTTCAAACTCACCCCCCGGGTCGAGGCGCAAATCAACGTCGAGAACCTCCTCAACAGCAACTATTTCTCGTCCGCCTACAACGACAACAACATCATGCCCGGTGCACCGACGACGGCGCGAGCGACGGTTAGAATGAGCTTTTAGACAGGTGGGAGTTTTCCCGTTGCTGCTGGATGCTTCACCACAGTCGTTCAGCATGCGCTAAACCGCCTCCTCGTTGGGGGGGCACACTGAACCGCCCCATTCATTTCCTCCAGAAGTCGATAGTGTCGGTCCATCTACCGAGCCGCTACCATTCTTTGACGATTCCGCTGGCCATCGTCCAGCTCCTGCGGGCAGCGGCATGGCCATGTGCCGCTGCCCGGCTCACGAGCAATATCGGCGGCTTGTCGCCAATCGCGCTATGTGGCCGCGATAAACGTCGGCATATGTACGGCCATGCCCTTGCCGGCAGCCGCCACGCACATAATAGTCGCCGCCTCGCTTGACCTAACGAGCACCATGGTTGCCGCCGTAGCTGCGCTCGGAATGTCAACAGAGGTTAATCAGGGAAATTGAAACAGCGGGACGCGTGGATCGCCGGCCTGCGTGCGAGCTGTGAACGATTGGACGCAATGGAAAAGTGCGCCGCCGCGCCCGGGGGCGTTCCCGCTTAGTGACATTCGTTCACGTCGGATTCGAGGGGTGTTCGCCGGCCGTGCGTAAAGGATGTGAGCACGGCGGAGGAATGAACATGGATATGGATTTGGACAGCGCCTTGCGCCGCCTTGCCGAGCAGCCGCTTCATCCCCGGCTCGCTGAACTGGAAGGCGATGTCATGCGGTTGATCGCGGCGGAGCGGCGCGCCGGCGGCGGAGTGACACTGCGGACTGGCATGCTGGCAGCGGTAGGCGCAGTCGCCTTGGGAGTGGTGGGCGGCGGCTTGTCGTCCGCAGCGGCGACTGCGCAGGTGCCGGCGCTGACACCTTTCGGGCCCGCCACGCCGCTAGCGCCTTCGACCTTGCTGGCGTTCCAGTGACGAGCAGCGCCCGGAGAACGATGCTGATCGCGGCCGTCGTGTTCTTGGCAGCGATCGCAGGCGTGTGGGCTGGGCGCGAGTTGTTCCCTTCCCCACCGAGCCCGGGCGTGGAACTTCATAGCTTGCTCCACGACGGGCTCGAGCTGGACGAAGCTCAACGGACCAAGCTCGAGACGCTGGAGTCACGCTTCGCCGTTCGAAGGCGTGCCTTGGAGCTTGAACTCAGGGCCGACAACGCCCGGCTTGCCGACGCCATCGAGGCCGAACATGGTAACGGGCCGCAGGTCGCGGCGGCCGTCGATCGTTCGCACGGCGCGATGGGCGAGCTCCAAAAGGAGACGTTGAACCATATGTTCGCGATGCGGCAGATCCTG encodes:
- a CDS encoding TonB-dependent siderophore receptor, encoding MKKSGFAAMFSFGVIAVPAAAQAQDQLALAQGSPSQTIIVTGVRDGYQADTTSTATRTPTELNDVPQSVSVITEAQIDDQAMRSIADVLRYVPGAVISQGEGHRDQIILRGNNSTADFFVDGLRDDVQYYRGLYNAERIEVLKGPNAMIFGRGGGGGIVNRVTKRPGANAFISSSGSADTYGAWYVDTDINQPISGSASARLNAVYEEFSSNRDFYDGRRFAINPTVALSLGATTRIDLGFEYNNDKRTIDRGVPSATQGSLTSPSRPLTGFRDTFFGVPGFNVSDFEAKVLSGRIEHRFGDNLILTSRVLYGDYDKLYRNAFAVTPVTLRGGVQSVGLEAYSDPTTRKNMLNQNDLVWTVTTGPVRHVLLAGFEFGDQRTRNQRINGFFESGDIVNGGRRAFVGLADRITVPPVTLRTTANTGYRSIRTNADATAFYVQDQISIGEHVDVIGGVRRDRFKLSIDDLVAGRSYSRTDTLWSPRLGVVLKPVQPVSIYASYSRSFLPQSGDQFSSLDITSAALEPEKFDNYELGLKWDIFPTLNLTAAVYRLDRTNTRATDPNDATRTVLTGAQRSKGLEIGLSGAITPQWQVSAGYALQDAEIRKTTSAAPAGRDVPLVPKQQASLWTRYDFTPRFGAGVGVYRQSKSFTSVSNTAVLPAFTRVDAAAFFKLTPRVEAQINVENLLNSNYFSSAYNDNNIMPGAPTTARATVRMSF
- a CDS encoding periplasmic heavy metal sensor, translating into MLIAAVVFLAAIAGVWAGRELFPSPPSPGVELHSLLHDGLELDEAQRTKLETLESRFAVRRRALELELRADNARLADAIEAEHGNGPQVAAAVDRSHGAMGELQKETLNHMFAMRQILRPDQARTFDRAVVKALTADAR